One segment of Geomonas ferrireducens DNA contains the following:
- the hisG gene encoding ATP phosphoribosyltransferase — translation MENQLKLGVPKGSLENATVELFKKAGWQISISSRSYFPGIDDKEIKCSLIRPQEMGKYVERGTIDVGIAGRDWIRENDSDVVEVCEMVYSKVSRRPARWVLVVNGDSKIKGPEDLHGATISTELVGFTKRYFAERNIPVNVEFSWGATEAKVVEGLCDAIVEVTETGSTIKANGLRIVTELMESVPVMVANKASWEDPWKREKIQQIATLLQSALRAEGMVGLKMNAPKDKVAAITAVIPSLKSPTVANHYNSDWVSIESIMPEQEVRRIVPELIKLGAEGIVEYSLNKII, via the coding sequence ATGGAAAACCAGCTGAAGCTCGGCGTCCCCAAAGGGAGCCTGGAGAATGCCACCGTAGAGCTGTTCAAGAAAGCCGGCTGGCAGATATCGATCTCATCGCGCAGCTACTTCCCCGGCATCGACGACAAAGAGATAAAGTGCTCCCTGATCCGTCCGCAGGAGATGGGTAAATACGTCGAGCGCGGCACCATCGACGTTGGCATCGCCGGGCGCGACTGGATCCGCGAGAACGACTCCGACGTAGTGGAAGTCTGCGAGATGGTCTACTCCAAGGTCTCGCGCCGTCCCGCCCGCTGGGTGCTCGTCGTGAACGGCGACTCCAAGATCAAGGGCCCCGAGGACCTGCACGGCGCCACCATCTCCACCGAGCTCGTCGGCTTCACCAAGCGCTACTTCGCCGAGCGTAACATCCCCGTCAACGTCGAGTTCTCCTGGGGCGCCACCGAAGCCAAGGTAGTCGAGGGGCTGTGCGACGCCATCGTCGAAGTCACCGAGACCGGCTCCACCATCAAGGCCAACGGCCTGAGGATCGTCACCGAGCTGATGGAATCCGTCCCCGTCATGGTCGCCAACAAGGCATCCTGGGAAGATCCGTGGAAGCGCGAGAAGATCCAGCAGATCGCGACGCTGTTGCAGTCCGCGCTACGAGCCGAAGGGATGGTCGGTTTGAAGATGAACGCTCCCAAGGACAAAGTAGCCGCCATAACCGCAGTCATCCCGAGCCTCAAGAGTCCGACCGTCGCCAATCACTACAATTCCGACTGGGTATCCATCGAGAGCATCATGCCCGAGCAGGAAGTCCGCCGCATCGTCCCCGAGCTCATCAAGCTCGGTGCCGAAGGAATCGTGGAATACTCCCTCAACAAGATCATCTAA
- the hisI gene encoding phosphoribosyl-AMP cyclohydrolase, with amino-acid sequence MIKIDFEKMGGLIPAVIQDNESGEVLMVAFMDEKTLNLTLETGKTWFFSRTRNKYWMKGEESGNTQEVIEVLTDCDADTVVIKVKQNGPAACHTGNRSCFYVKYENGTWVEHSNPLFDPNTVYKK; translated from the coding sequence ATGATAAAGATCGATTTCGAGAAGATGGGCGGCCTGATTCCTGCCGTCATTCAGGACAACGAAAGTGGCGAAGTGCTGATGGTGGCGTTCATGGACGAGAAGACCCTGAACCTGACCCTGGAGACCGGCAAGACCTGGTTCTTCAGCCGCACCAGGAACAAGTACTGGATGAAGGGCGAAGAGTCCGGCAACACCCAGGAAGTGATCGAGGTGCTCACCGACTGCGACGCCGACACCGTGGTGATCAAGGTGAAGCAGAACGGTCCCGCCGCCTGCCACACCGGGAACAGGAGCTGCTTTTACGTGAAGTACGAGAACGGGACCTGGGTCGAGCACTCCAACCCGCTCTTCGATCCCAACACGGTCTACAAGAAATAG
- a CDS encoding DUF2846 domain-containing protein, with protein sequence MFKKLVAGAALLSAVLISGCASVPMASKEDDAAAKQFAVPKDGKAAVYVYRNCFVGQALKKDISLDGAILGETANKVFFYKVIEPGKHVLSTESEFGDNTLSFDADPAKNYFVEQYIKMGVFVGGSNLKMVTEEEGKKAIMECGLAQQK encoded by the coding sequence ATGTTCAAAAAGCTAGTTGCAGGTGCTGCACTTTTGTCCGCTGTTCTCATATCGGGATGTGCATCGGTGCCGATGGCATCAAAAGAAGACGATGCTGCCGCAAAACAGTTCGCAGTGCCGAAGGATGGAAAGGCCGCAGTGTACGTGTACCGAAACTGCTTTGTTGGCCAAGCTCTCAAGAAGGACATCTCGCTGGACGGAGCGATTCTTGGCGAGACGGCAAACAAAGTGTTCTTTTACAAGGTCATCGAGCCGGGAAAACACGTGCTTTCCACCGAGTCTGAATTCGGGGACAACACTCTTTCTTTCGATGCTGACCCTGCCAAGAACTACTTTGTCGAGCAGTACATAAAGATGGGAGTCTTCGTCGGTGGCTCGAACCTGAAGATGGTCACTGAGGAGGAGGGCAAGAAAGCCATCATGGAATGTGGCCTGGCACAACAGAAATAG
- a CDS encoding ABC transporter ATP-binding protein encodes MIELKNVSIVFGQGTVNENKALNNINLKVKEGDFITIIGSNGAGKSTLFNTIAGTYTPTDGQILANGKNVTRDPEYKRAKYIGRIFQNPLLGTAGNMSLEDNMTITHKKGMKWLRRSLNNKTRELFRQELVQLRMGLEHRMKENLVMFSGGQRQALTLLMMVLSKPSLILLDEHTAALDPKNAEIVLELTNKFISDYKLTAMMITHNMSHAIEFGNRLLMMDGGEIIFDIEGEEKKALTVEKLIQKFHELRHKTFENDRTLLAED; translated from the coding sequence ATGATAGAGCTCAAAAACGTTTCCATCGTATTCGGCCAGGGGACCGTCAACGAAAACAAGGCCCTTAACAACATCAATCTGAAGGTGAAAGAGGGCGACTTCATCACCATCATCGGCTCCAACGGCGCCGGCAAATCGACCCTGTTCAACACCATCGCCGGGACCTACACCCCCACCGACGGCCAGATCCTGGCGAACGGCAAGAACGTGACCAGGGATCCGGAGTACAAGAGGGCGAAGTACATCGGCAGGATCTTCCAGAACCCGCTGCTCGGCACCGCCGGGAACATGAGCCTGGAAGACAACATGACCATCACCCACAAAAAGGGGATGAAGTGGCTGCGCCGCAGTCTGAACAACAAGACCCGCGAGCTATTCAGGCAGGAACTGGTGCAGCTGCGCATGGGCCTCGAGCACCGCATGAAAGAGAACCTGGTGATGTTCTCAGGCGGACAGCGTCAGGCGCTCACCCTGCTCATGATGGTCCTCTCCAAGCCGAGCCTGATCCTGCTCGACGAGCACACCGCGGCGCTCGACCCGAAGAACGCCGAGATCGTGCTCGAACTGACCAACAAGTTCATCAGCGATTACAAGCTCACCGCCATGATGATCACCCACAACATGAGCCACGCGATCGAATTCGGCAACCGCCTGCTCATGATGGACGGCGGCGAGATCATCTTCGACATCGAGGGGGAAGAGAAGAAGGCGCTCACCGTGGAGAAGCTGATCCAGAAGTTCCACGAGCTGCGTCACAAGACCTTCGAGAACGACAGAACCCTGCTCGCAGAAGACTAG
- a CDS encoding ABC transporter permease yields the protein MIEGIFVEGLIYGIMVLGVFISFRILDFPDLTVDGSFPLGAALMVQCLLLGMNGWLALLIAFAGGVLAGVVTALIHNHLRVPNLLAGILTMTMLYSVNIRILGNRANVPVLNQPTILTQVTEKFTGVIPDEYILLVFFLIVALVVKVLLDLFFRTDLGMTLGAMGNNEQMVISQGVNPKTLKTIGVGLSNGLVAVSGAFAAQYLGFADVGLGQGIIVSGLASVMIGEFLVLKSNRIGVLTLCALAGSVCFYAVMYVGRFYGYLIHMTPSDLNLIKGVLIIILLILTQAKKLKVPFKVAK from the coding sequence ATGATCGAAGGTATTTTTGTCGAAGGGCTGATCTATGGCATCATGGTCCTGGGCGTGTTCATCTCGTTCAGGATTCTTGATTTTCCGGACCTGACGGTTGACGGGTCCTTTCCCCTTGGTGCGGCGCTCATGGTGCAGTGCCTCCTCCTCGGCATGAACGGGTGGCTCGCACTGCTCATCGCCTTCGCCGGCGGTGTCTTGGCCGGCGTCGTCACCGCGCTCATCCACAACCACCTCCGGGTGCCCAACCTGCTGGCCGGTATCCTCACCATGACCATGCTCTACTCGGTCAACATCCGGATCCTGGGCAACCGCGCCAACGTCCCCGTGCTGAACCAGCCGACCATCCTCACCCAGGTTACCGAGAAGTTCACCGGCGTGATCCCGGACGAGTACATACTGCTCGTCTTCTTCCTGATCGTCGCCCTCGTGGTGAAGGTGCTCCTCGACCTCTTCTTCCGCACCGACCTCGGCATGACCCTCGGCGCCATGGGGAACAACGAGCAGATGGTCATCTCGCAGGGCGTGAACCCTAAGACCCTGAAGACCATCGGTGTCGGCCTTTCCAACGGCCTCGTCGCGGTCTCCGGCGCCTTCGCGGCGCAGTACCTGGGCTTTGCCGACGTCGGCCTCGGCCAGGGGATCATCGTCTCCGGTCTCGCCTCCGTCATGATCGGTGAGTTCCTCGTGCTGAAGAGCAACAGGATCGGCGTCCTCACCCTCTGCGCACTCGCCGGTTCCGTCTGTTTCTACGCCGTCATGTACGTCGGGCGTTTCTACGGTTACCTGATCCACATGACCCCGAGCGACCTGAACCTCATCAAGGGCGTGCTGATCATCATCCTGCTGATCCTGACCCAGGCGAAGAAACTGAAGGTCCCGTTCAAGGTGGCAAAATGA